A single window of Kitasatospora sp. HUAS MG31 DNA harbors:
- a CDS encoding amidohydrolase, with amino-acid sequence MRARVRAYEAELIAFRRDMHRHPELGRQEFRVTRLLRERLLAAGLEPRILPHGTGMIVDIVPAGTKPGTPFLAFRADIDALPIDDAKTDVPYRSTLPGRAHACGHDVHTAVVLGTALVLAQAARTGELRQPVRMIFQPAEEVMPGGALDVIKADGMKGVGRIFAVHCDPKVRVGRVGLKVGAITSACDRLVLGLDGPGGHTARPHLTTDLVTAVARLATDLPPALARRMDPRWGVSLVWGRIASGSASNVIPQHAELEGTVRCLELDGWREAPEVLDELVGRIAETYRAKWTLDYHRGVPPVVNEHTSINQLETAMTARFGADGEPLFEGPVVEDTEQSLGGEDFSWYLEHAPGALARLGVRGPDEKGVRDLHQGMFDVDERAIGIGVELFASLALEHASV; translated from the coding sequence CTGCGCGCACGGGTACGGGCCTACGAGGCAGAGTTGATCGCGTTCCGCCGGGACATGCACCGGCACCCCGAGCTGGGCCGTCAGGAGTTCCGGGTCACCCGGCTGCTGCGTGAGCGGCTGCTCGCCGCGGGCCTGGAGCCGCGCATCCTCCCGCACGGCACCGGGATGATCGTCGACATCGTGCCGGCGGGCACCAAGCCGGGCACGCCCTTCCTGGCCTTCCGGGCGGACATCGACGCCCTGCCGATCGACGACGCCAAGACCGACGTCCCGTACCGCTCCACGCTGCCCGGCCGGGCCCACGCCTGCGGGCACGACGTGCACACCGCCGTGGTGCTGGGCACCGCGCTGGTGCTCGCCCAGGCCGCCCGGACGGGGGAGCTGCGCCAGCCGGTCCGGATGATCTTCCAGCCCGCCGAGGAGGTCATGCCCGGCGGCGCGCTGGACGTGATCAAGGCGGACGGGATGAAGGGCGTCGGCCGGATCTTCGCGGTGCACTGCGACCCGAAGGTCCGGGTCGGCCGGGTCGGCCTCAAGGTCGGTGCGATCACCTCGGCCTGCGACCGCCTGGTCCTGGGCCTGGACGGCCCCGGCGGCCACACCGCCCGCCCGCACCTGACCACCGACCTGGTCACGGCGGTGGCCAGACTGGCCACCGACCTGCCCCCGGCGCTGGCCCGCCGGATGGACCCGCGCTGGGGCGTCAGCCTGGTCTGGGGCCGGATCGCCTCCGGCTCCGCGTCCAACGTCATCCCGCAGCACGCCGAGCTGGAGGGCACCGTCCGCTGCCTGGAGCTGGACGGCTGGCGCGAGGCGCCGGAGGTGCTGGACGAGCTGGTCGGCCGGATCGCCGAGACCTACCGCGCCAAGTGGACGCTGGACTACCACCGCGGGGTGCCGCCGGTGGTGAACGAGCACACCTCGATCAACCAGCTGGAGACGGCGATGACCGCCCGGTTCGGGGCCGACGGGGAGCCGCTGTTCGAGGGGCCGGTGGTGGAGGACACCGAGCAGAGCCTCGGCGGGGAGGACTTCTCCTGGTACCTGGAGCACGCCCCGGGGGCGCTGGCCCGGCTCGGGGTGCGCGGCCCGGACGAGAAGGGGGTCCGCGACCTGCACCAGGGCATGTTCGACGTGGACGAGCGGGCGATCGGCATCGGGGTCGAGCTCTTCGCCTCCCTCGCGCTGGAGCACGCGAGCGTCTGA
- a CDS encoding acyl-CoA mutase large subunit family protein, which produces MPTEPRHTESGLPVEPVYGPEALAGWDARTRLGSPGEYPFTRGVYPTMYTGRPWTVRQYAGFGTAAESNARYRQLIAHGTTGLSVAFDLPTQMGYDSDAPLAHGEVGKVGVAVDSVEDMAVLFDGIPLGEVSTSMTINAPAALLLLLYRLVGEAQGVAPAALTGTVQNDVLKEYIARGTYIFPPAPSLRLVADVFRYCRAEIPRWNTISISGYHMAEAGADPAQEIAFTLANGIAYVRCALAAGMAVDEFAPRLSFFFVARTTLLEEVAKFRAARRIWARTMRETFGARDPRSQMLRFHTQTAGVQLTAQQPEVNLVRVTVQALAAVLGGTQSLHTNSFDEAIALPTEKSARLALRTQQVLAHESDVTATVDPFAGSYAVESMTEELETAALGLMAKVEELGGAVAAIERGWQKAEIERTAYRVQQETDAGRRTVVGVNRFRLDREEPYRPLRVDPAIEQRQAERLARLRADRDRSAVDRGLSALRRAAEGTENVLPPMREALAARATVGEVCDALRQVWGTHTPVERF; this is translated from the coding sequence ATGCCGACCGAGCCCCGCCACACCGAGTCGGGCCTGCCCGTCGAACCGGTCTACGGCCCCGAGGCCCTCGCGGGCTGGGACGCCCGGACCCGGCTGGGCAGCCCCGGGGAGTACCCCTTCACCCGCGGCGTCTACCCGACCATGTACACCGGCCGCCCGTGGACCGTGCGCCAGTACGCGGGCTTCGGCACCGCCGCCGAGTCCAACGCCCGCTACCGCCAGCTGATCGCCCACGGCACCACCGGGCTCTCGGTCGCCTTCGACCTGCCCACCCAGATGGGCTACGACTCGGACGCCCCGCTCGCCCACGGCGAGGTCGGCAAGGTCGGGGTCGCCGTGGACAGCGTCGAGGACATGGCGGTGCTGTTCGACGGCATCCCGCTCGGCGAGGTCTCCACCTCGATGACCATCAACGCCCCCGCCGCCCTGCTCCTGCTGCTCTACCGGCTGGTCGGCGAGGCCCAGGGCGTCGCGCCGGCCGCCCTGACCGGCACCGTCCAGAACGACGTGCTCAAGGAGTACATCGCCCGCGGCACGTACATCTTCCCGCCCGCCCCCAGCCTGCGGCTGGTCGCCGACGTGTTCCGGTACTGCCGGGCCGAGATCCCCCGCTGGAACACCATCTCCATCTCCGGCTACCACATGGCCGAGGCCGGCGCCGACCCCGCGCAGGAGATCGCCTTCACCCTGGCCAACGGCATCGCGTACGTACGCTGCGCGCTCGCGGCCGGCATGGCGGTGGACGAGTTCGCCCCCCGGCTGTCGTTCTTCTTCGTCGCCCGCACCACCCTGCTGGAGGAGGTCGCGAAGTTCCGCGCCGCCCGCCGGATCTGGGCCAGGACCATGCGCGAGACCTTCGGCGCCCGCGACCCCCGCTCGCAGATGCTGCGCTTCCACACCCAGACCGCCGGGGTGCAGCTCACCGCCCAGCAGCCCGAGGTCAACCTGGTCCGGGTGACCGTCCAGGCGCTGGCGGCGGTGCTCGGCGGCACCCAGTCGCTGCACACCAACAGCTTCGACGAGGCCATCGCCCTGCCCACCGAGAAGTCCGCCCGGCTGGCCCTGCGCACCCAGCAGGTGCTGGCCCACGAGAGCGACGTCACCGCCACCGTCGACCCGTTCGCCGGCTCCTACGCGGTGGAGTCGATGACCGAGGAGCTGGAGACCGCGGCGCTGGGACTGATGGCCAAGGTGGAGGAACTCGGCGGCGCCGTCGCGGCGATCGAGCGGGGCTGGCAGAAGGCCGAGATCGAGCGCACCGCCTACCGCGTCCAGCAGGAGACCGACGCCGGCCGCCGCACCGTGGTCGGGGTGAACCGCTTCCGGCTCGACCGGGAGGAGCCCTACCGGCCGTTGCGGGTGGACCCGGCGATCGAGCAGCGGCAGGCCGAGCGGCTGGCCCGGCTGCGCGCCGACCGGGACCGGTCCGCGGTGGACCGCGGGCTCTCCGCGCTCCGCCGGGCCGCCGAGGGGACGGAGAACGTGCTCCCGCCGATGCGGGAGGCGCTGGCCGCCCGGGCCACCGTCGGCGAGGTGTGCGACGCCCTGCGCCAGGTCTGGGGCACCCACACCCCGGTGGAGCGGTTCTGA